Proteins from one Escherichia coli genomic window:
- the ratA gene encoding type II toxin-antitoxin system toxin RatA: MPQISRTALVPYSAEQMYQLVNDVQSYPQFLPGCTGSRILESTPGQMTAAVDVSKAGISKTFTTRNQLTSNQSILMNLVDGPFKKLIGGWKFTPLSQEACRIEFHLDFEFTNKLIELAFGRVFKELAANMVQAFTVRAKEVYSAR, translated from the coding sequence ATGCCTCAGATTAGCCGGACCGCACTGGTACCCTACAGCGCGGAGCAAATGTATCAGTTAGTGAATGACGTTCAGTCTTATCCTCAGTTTTTGCCGGGTTGTACCGGAAGTCGGATTCTGGAGTCCACTCCTGGGCAGATGACCGCGGCGGTAGATGTCTCTAAGGCTGGGATCAGCAAAACGTTTACTACCCGCAACCAGTTGACCAGTAACCAAAGTATTCTTATGAATCTGGTGGATGGGCCGTTCAAGAAATTGATCGGTGGATGGAAGTTTACGCCGCTGAGCCAGGAGGCGTGTCGTATCGAGTTTCATCTCGACTTTGAGTTTACCAATAAGTTGATTGAACTCGCCTTTGGCCGCGTGTTTAAAGAGCTGGCGGCTAATATGGTCCAGGCTTTTACGGTTCGTGCGAAAGAGGTTTACAGTGCCAGGTAA
- the bamE gene encoding outer membrane protein assembly factor BamE yields the protein MRCKTLTAAAAVLLMLTAGCSTLERVVYRPDINQGNYLTANDVSKIRVGMTQQQVAYALGTPLMSDPFGTNTWFYVFRQQPGHEGVTQQTLTLTFNSSGVLTNIDNKPALSGN from the coding sequence ATGCGCTGTAAAACGCTGACTGCTGCAGCAGCAGTACTATTGATGTTGACCGCAGGCTGTTCCACTCTGGAGCGAGTGGTTTACCGTCCTGACATCAACCAGGGGAACTATCTGACCGCTAACGACGTATCCAAAATACGTGTTGGCATGACGCAACAACAAGTTGCGTACGCATTGGGTACACCGCTGATGTCCGATCCATTTGGTACGAATACCTGGTTCTATGTCTTCCGCCAGCAACCAGGTCATGAAGGTGTAACGCAGCAAACGCTGACGCTGACCTTTAACAGTAGCGGGGTGTTGACCAACATTGATAACAAACCTGCGCTGAGTGGTAACTAA
- the smpB gene encoding SsrA-binding protein SmpB, whose amino-acid sequence MTKKKAHKPGSATIALNKRARHEYFIEEEFEAGLALQGWEVKSLRAGKANISDSYVLLRDGEAFLFGANITPMAVASTHVVCDPTRTRKLLLNQRELDSLYGRVNREGYTVVALSLYWKNAWCKVKIGVAKGKKQHDKRSDIKEREWQVDKARIMKNAHR is encoded by the coding sequence ATGACGAAGAAAAAAGCACATAAACCTGGTTCAGCGACCATCGCGCTTAACAAGCGCGCCCGTCACGAATACTTTATCGAAGAAGAGTTCGAAGCGGGACTTGCCCTGCAAGGCTGGGAGGTTAAATCCCTGCGCGCAGGAAAAGCCAATATCAGCGACAGCTACGTCCTTCTACGTGATGGAGAAGCATTTCTGTTTGGCGCTAACATCACGCCAATGGCAGTGGCATCCACGCATGTGGTGTGCGATCCTACCCGTACCCGCAAGTTACTTCTCAACCAGCGCGAACTGGACTCATTGTACGGTCGCGTCAATCGAGAAGGCTATACCGTAGTGGCGCTCTCCCTGTACTGGAAAAATGCCTGGTGCAAAGTGAAAATCGGCGTCGCTAAAGGTAAGAAACAGCACGATAAACGTTCAGACATCAAAGAACGCGAATGGCAGGTGGATAAAGCGCGTATCATGAAAAACGCCCACCGTTAA
- the recN gene encoding DNA repair protein RecN, protein MLAQLTISNFAIVRELEIDFHSGMTVITGETGAGKSIAIDALGLCLGGRAEADMVRTGAARADLCARFSLKDTPAALRWLEENQLEDGRECLLRRVISSDGRSRGFINGTAVPLSQLRELGQLLIQIHGQHAHQLLTKPEHQKFLLDGYANETSLLQEMTARYQLWHQSCRDLAHHQQLSQERAARAELLQYQLKELNEFNPQPGEFEQIDEEYKRLANSGQLLTTSQNALALMADGEDANLQSQLYTAKQLVSELIGMDSKLSGVLDMLEEATIQIAEASDELRHYCDRLDLDPNRLFELEQRISKQISLARKHHVSPEVLPQYYQSLLEEQQQLDDQADSQETLALAVTKHHQQALETARALHQQRQHYANELAQLITDSMHALSMPHGQFTIDVKFDEHHLGTDGADRIEFRVTTNPGQPMQPIAKVASGGELSRIALAIQVITARKMETPALIFDEVDVGISGPTAAVVGKLLRQLGESTQVMCVTHLPQVAGCGHQHYFVSKETDGAMTETHMESLDKKARLQELARLLGGSEVTRNTLANAKELLAA, encoded by the coding sequence ATGTTGGCACAACTGACCATCAGCAACTTTGCTATCGTTCGTGAGCTTGAGATTGATTTTCACAGCGGCATGACCGTAATCACCGGCGAGACTGGCGCGGGTAAATCTATTGCAATAGATGCCCTGGGCCTTTGTCTCGGCGGTCGCGCTGAAGCCGACATGGTGCGTACCGGCGCTGCTCGCGCAGATCTGTGCGCCCGTTTTTCTCTGAAAGATACACCCGCAGCACTGCGCTGGCTGGAAGAAAACCAACTGGAAGATGGCCGTGAATGCCTGCTTCGTCGCGTAATCAGTAGCGATGGTCGCTCTCGTGGTTTTATCAACGGTACAGCTGTTCCACTGTCACAACTGCGCGAACTGGGCCAGTTGCTCATTCAGATCCATGGTCAGCACGCCCATCAATTACTCACCAAACCCGAGCACCAAAAATTCCTGCTTGATGGCTATGCCAATGAAACCTCTCTGCTTCAGGAAATGACCGCACGTTATCAGTTGTGGCATCAAAGCTGCCGCGACCTCGCGCATCATCAACAGTTAAGTCAGGAACGCGCCGCTCGTGCGGAGCTGCTGCAATACCAATTAAAAGAACTGAACGAATTTAATCCGCAGCCCGGAGAGTTTGAGCAAATCGACGAAGAGTACAAACGTCTGGCGAACAGCGGTCAATTGCTGACCACCAGCCAGAATGCATTGGCATTAATGGCCGACGGCGAAGACGCAAACCTGCAAAGCCAGCTTTACACGGCTAAACAACTGGTGAGCGAATTGATTGGCATGGACAGCAAACTGTCCGGCGTACTTGATATGCTGGAAGAGGCTACCATCCAGATTGCTGAAGCCAGCGACGAACTGCGCCACTACTGCGATCGTCTGGATCTTGATCCCAACCGACTGTTTGAACTTGAACAGCGCATCTCAAAACAGATTTCGCTGGCACGTAAACATCACGTCAGCCCTGAGGTATTGCCACAGTATTACCAGTCGCTACTGGAAGAGCAGCAGCAACTGGACGATCAGGCCGACTCACAAGAAACGCTCGCGCTGGCGGTAACGAAACATCATCAGCAGGCACTGGAAACGGCGCGCGCGTTACACCAGCAACGCCAGCATTATGCAAATGAGTTGGCACAGCTGATCACCGACAGTATGCATGCACTCTCTATGCCGCATGGGCAGTTTACGATTGATGTTAAATTTGACGAGCATCACCTGGGCACTGACGGCGCTGATCGTATTGAGTTTCGGGTAACCACCAACCCAGGTCAGCCAATGCAGCCTATTGCCAAAGTCGCATCCGGTGGTGAATTGTCCCGCATCGCATTGGCAATTCAGGTCATCACGGCGCGTAAAATGGAAACCCCGGCACTTATTTTCGATGAAGTGGATGTAGGGATTAGTGGTCCAACAGCAGCAGTGGTCGGCAAACTGCTGCGTCAACTCGGCGAATCAACTCAGGTGATGTGTGTTACCCACCTACCGCAAGTCGCGGGATGTGGTCATCAACACTATTTTGTCAGCAAAGAAACCGATGGTGCGATGACAGAAACGCATATGGAGTCGCTGGACAAAAAAGCGCGGTTACAAGAGCTGGCGCGCCTGCTTGGTGGCAGTGAAGTCACACGTAACACACTGGCGAATGCGAAAGAACTGCTTGCGGCGTAA
- a CDS encoding Ail/Lom family outer membrane beta-barrel protein gives MRKLYAAILSAAICLAVSGAPAWASEHQSTLSAGYLHARTNVPGSDDLNGINVKYRYEFTDTLGMVTSFSYAGDKNRQLTRYSDTRWHEDSVRNRWFSVMAGPSVRVNEWFSAYAMAGVAYSRVSTFSGDYLRVTDNKGKKHDVLTGSDDGRHSNTSLAWGAGVQFNPTESVAIDVAYEGSGSGDWRTDGFIVGVGYKF, from the coding sequence ATGCGTAAACTTTATGCCGCCATTTTGTCCGCAGCCATTTGTCTGGCCGTATCCGGTGCGCCTGCATGGGCGTCTGAACATCAGTCCACGCTGAGCGCGGGGTATCTTCATGCCCGGACGAACGTTCCCGGCAGTGATGATCTGAACGGGATTAACGTGAAATACCGTTATGAGTTTACGGACACACTGGGGATGGTGACGTCGTTCAGCTATGCAGGAGACAAGAATCGCCAGCTTACCCGTTACAGCGATACCCGCTGGCATGAAGATTCCGTTCGTAACCGCTGGTTCAGCGTAATGGCGGGGCCGTCTGTGCGCGTGAATGAATGGTTCAGCGCGTATGCGATGGCGGGTGTGGCTTACAGCCGTGTGTCGACTTTCTCCGGGGATTATCTCCGCGTAACTGACAACAAGGGGAAAAAGCACGATGTGCTGACCGGAAGTGATGACGGTCGCCACAGCAACACGTCTCTGGCGTGGGGAGCTGGCGTGCAGTTTAACCCGACCGAATCCGTGGCCATTGATGTCGCTTATGAAGGCTCCGGCAGTGGTGACTGGCGCACTGACGGGTTCATCGTGGGTGTTGGTTATAAATTCTGA
- the grpE gene encoding nucleotide exchange factor GrpE, with translation MSSKEQKTPEGQAPEEIIMDQHEEIEAVEPEASAEQVDPRDEKIANLEAQLAEAQTRERDGILRVKAEMENLRRRTELDIEKAHKFALEKFINELLPVIDSLDRALEVADKANPDMSAMVEGIELTLKSMLDVVRKFGVEVIAETNVPLDPNVHQAIAMVESDDVAPGNVLGIMQKGYTLNGRTIRAAMVTVAKAK, from the coding sequence ATGAGTAGTAAAGAACAGAAAACGCCTGAGGGGCAAGCCCCGGAAGAAATTATCATGGATCAGCACGAAGAGATTGAGGCAGTTGAGCCAGAAGCTTCTGCTGAGCAGGTGGATCCGCGCGATGAAAAAATTGCGAATCTCGAAGCTCAGCTGGCTGAAGCCCAGACCCGTGAACGTGACGGCATTTTGCGCGTAAAAGCCGAAATGGAAAACCTGCGTCGCCGTACTGAACTGGATATCGAAAAAGCACATAAATTCGCGCTGGAGAAATTCATCAACGAATTGCTGCCGGTGATTGATAGCCTGGATCGTGCGCTGGAAGTGGCTGATAAAGCTAACCCGGATATGTCCGCGATGGTTGAAGGTATTGAGCTGACGCTGAAGTCGATGCTGGATGTTGTGCGTAAGTTTGGCGTTGAAGTGATTGCCGAAACTAACGTGCCGCTGGACCCGAACGTGCATCAGGCCATCGCAATGGTGGAATCTGATGACGTTGCGCCAGGTAACGTACTGGGTATTATGCAGAAGGGTTATACGCTGAATGGTCGTACGATTCGTGCGGCGATGGTTACTGTAGCGAAGGCGAAGTAA
- the nadK gene encoding NAD(+) kinase codes for MNNHFKCIGIVGHPRHPTALTTHEMLYRWLCTKGYEVIVEQQIAHELQLKNVKTGTLAEIGQLADLAVVVGGDGNMLGAARTLARYDIKVIGINRGNLGFLTDLDPDNAQQQLADVLEGHYISEKRFLLEAQVCQQDCQKRISTAINEVVLHPGKVAHMIEFEVYIDEIFAFSQRSDGLIISTPTGSTAYSLSAGGPILTPSLDAITLVPMFPHTLSARPLVINSSSTIRLRFSHRRNDLEISCDSQIALPIQEGEDVLIRRCDYHLNLIHPKDYSYFNTLSTKLGWSKKLF; via the coding sequence ATGAATAATCATTTCAAGTGTATTGGCATTGTGGGACACCCACGGCACCCTACTGCACTGACAACACATGAAATGCTCTACCGCTGGCTGTGCACAAAAGGTTACGAGGTCATCGTTGAGCAACAAATCGCTCACGAACTGCAACTGAAGAATGTGAAAACTGGCACGCTCGCGGAGATTGGGCAACTGGCTGATCTCGCGGTAGTCGTTGGTGGCGACGGTAATATGCTGGGCGCGGCGCGCACACTCGCCCGTTACGATATTAAAGTTATTGGAATCAACCGTGGCAACCTGGGTTTCCTGACCGACCTTGACCCCGATAACGCTCAGCAACAATTAGCCGATGTGCTGGAAGGTCACTACATCAGCGAGAAACGTTTTTTGCTGGAAGCGCAAGTCTGTCAGCAAGATTGCCAAAAGCGCATCAGCACCGCGATAAATGAAGTGGTGCTTCACCCAGGAAAAGTGGCGCATATGATTGAATTCGAAGTATATATCGACGAGATCTTTGCGTTTTCGCAGCGTTCCGATGGCCTGATTATTTCGACACCTACAGGCTCTACTGCCTATTCTCTCTCGGCAGGCGGTCCAATCCTGACGCCTTCTCTGGATGCAATTACCCTGGTGCCCATGTTCCCGCATACGTTGTCAGCACGACCACTGGTCATAAACAGCAGCAGCACGATCCGTCTGCGTTTTTCACATCGCCGTAACGACCTGGAAATCAGTTGCGACAGCCAGATAGCACTACCGATTCAGGAAGGAGAAGATGTCCTGATTCGTCGCTGTGATTACCATCTGAATCTGATTCATCCGAAAGATTACAGCTATTTCAATACATTAAGCACCAAGCTCGGCTGGTCAAAAAAATTATTCTAA
- a CDS encoding tail fiber assembly protein, with product MAFRMSEQPRTIKIYNLLAGTNEFIGEGDAYIPPHTGLPANSTDIAPPDIPAGFVAVFNSNEASWHLVEDHRGKTVYDVASGDALFISELGPLPEHVTWLSPEGEFQKWNGTAWVKDAEAEKLFRIREAEETKNSLMQVASEHIAPLQDAVDLEIATEEENSLLEAWKKYRVLLNRVDTSTAPDIEWPIIPVTS from the coding sequence ATGGCATTCAGAATGAGTGAACAACCACGGACCATAAAAATTTATAATCTGCTGGCCGGAACTAATGAATTTATTGGTGAAGGTGACGCATATATTCCACCTCATACAGGTCTGCCTGCAAACAGTACCGATATTGCACCGCCAGATATTCCGGCAGGATTCGTAGCCGTTTTCAACAGTAATGAGGCATCGTGGCATCTCGTTGAAGATCATCGGGGTAAAACGGTTTATGACGTGGCTTCCGGCGACGCGTTATTTATTTCTGAACTCGGACCGCTACCGGAACATGTCACCTGGTTATCCCCGGAAGGGGAGTTTCAGAAGTGGAACGGCACAGCTTGGGTGAAAGATGCAGAAGCAGAAAAACTGTTCCGGATCCGGGAGGCGGAAGAAACAAAAAACAGCCTGATGCAGGTAGCCAGTGAGCATATAGCGCCGCTTCAGGATGCTGTAGATCTGGAGATCGCAACGGAGGAAGAAAATTCGTTGCTGGAAGCCTGGAAAAAGTATCGGGTGTTGCTGAACCGTGTTGATACATCAACTGCACCTGATATTGAGTGGCCGATAATTCCTGTAACATCATAG
- a CDS encoding prophage tail fiber N-terminal domain-containing protein translates to MAVKISGVLKDGTGKPVQNCTIQLKAKRNSTTVVVNTLASENPDEAGRYSMDVEYGQYSVSLLVEGFPPSHAGTITVYEDSRPGTLNDFLGAMTEDDARPEALRRFELMVEEVARNASVVAQNTAAAKKSASDASTSAREAATHATDAAGSARAASTSAGQAASSAQSASSSAGTASTKATEASKSAAAAESSKSAAATSAAAAKTSETNAAASQKSAATSASTATTKASEAATSARDAAASKEAAKSSETNASSSASSAASSATAAGNSAKAAKTSETNARSSETAAGQSASAAAGSKTAAASSASAASTSAGQASASATAAGKSAESAASSASTATTKAGEATEQASAAARSASAAKTSETNAKASETSAESSKTAAASSASSASSSASSASASKDEATRQASAAKGSATTASTKATEAAGSATAAAQSKSTAESAATRAETAAKRAEDIASAVALEDASTTKKGIVQLSSATNSTSETLAATPKAVKAAYDNAEKRLQKDQNGADIPGKDTFTKNIGACRAFGGSVSTTTGNWTTAQFIEWLDSQGAFNHPYWMCKGSWSYGNNKIITDTGCGNIHLAGAVIEVMGIKSAMTIRITTPTTSTGGGTTNSQFTYINHGTDYSPGWRRDYNSRNKPTASEIGALPSGGTAVSSVNLASKGRVTALTDNTQGATGLELYEVYNNGYPTAYGNIIHLKGMTAVGEGELLIGWSGTSGAHAPAFIRSRRDTTDANWSPWAQLYTSAHPPAEFYPVGAPIPWPSDTVPSGYALMQGQTFDKSAYPKLAAAYPSGVIPDMRGWTIKGKPASGRAVLSQEQDGIKSHTHSASASSTDLGTKTTSSFDYGTKSTNNTGAHTHSLSGSTNAAGNHSHRDGRRFNPSVFKDTYQYGYTSSGQNTWGVQGSVGMSTGWLANTSTDGNHSHSLSGTAASAGAHAHTVGIGAHTHSVAIGSHGHTITVNAAGNAENTVKNIAFNYIVRLA, encoded by the coding sequence ATGGCAGTAAAAATTTCAGGTGTACTGAAAGACGGCACAGGAAAACCGGTACAGAACTGCACAATCCAGCTGAAAGCAAAACGTAACAGTACCACGGTGGTGGTGAACACGCTGGCATCTGAAAATCCGGATGAAGCCGGGCGTTACAGTATGGACGTTGAGTACGGTCAGTACAGCGTCAGTCTGTTGGTGGAAGGATTCCCGCCGTCACATGCCGGGACCATCACCGTGTATGAAGATTCCCGACCCGGTACGCTGAATGATTTTCTCGGTGCCATGACGGAGGATGATGCCCGTCCGGAGGCACTGCGCCGTTTTGAGCTGATGGTGGAAGAGGTGGCGCGTAACGCGTCCGTGGTGGCACAGAACACGGCAGCCGCGAAGAAGTCAGCCAGTGATGCCAGCACATCAGCCCGTGAGGCGGCAACCCATGCGACTGATGCTGCAGGCTCAGCACGCGCAGCCAGCACGTCAGCCGGACAGGCCGCGTCGTCGGCTCAGTCAGCGTCTTCCAGCGCAGGAACGGCATCAACAAAGGCCACTGAAGCATCAAAAAGTGCTGCCGCTGCAGAGTCCTCAAAAAGCGCGGCAGCTACCAGTGCCGCTGCGGCGAAAACGTCAGAAACGAATGCTGCAGCGTCACAAAAATCTGCAGCCACTTCTGCATCCACCGCGACCACGAAAGCGTCAGAAGCTGCCACCTCAGCCCGGGATGCGGCGGCCTCAAAAGAGGCAGCGAAATCATCAGAAACGAACGCATCATCAAGCGCCAGTAGTGCCGCTTCCTCGGCAACGGCGGCAGGAAATTCCGCGAAGGCGGCAAAAACGTCCGAGACGAACGCCAGGTCTTCTGAAACGGCAGCGGGACAGAGCGCCTCGGCTGCGGCAGGCTCAAAAACAGCGGCTGCATCATCTGCCAGCGCCGCGTCAACAAGTGCCGGGCAGGCCTCAGCCAGTGCCACCGCTGCCGGAAAATCGGCAGAAAGCGCCGCATCGTCTGCTTCAACAGCCACAACGAAGGCTGGCGAAGCCACTGAACAGGCCAGCGCAGCAGCGAGGTCTGCTTCCGCAGCGAAGACATCCGAAACGAACGCGAAAGCGTCGGAAACCAGCGCAGAATCCTCAAAAACGGCTGCCGCATCGTCAGCCAGTTCGGCGTCGTCATCGGCATCATCGGCGTCTGCTTCAAAAGATGAGGCGACCAGACAGGCGTCAGCAGCGAAAGGCAGCGCCACGACGGCATCCACGAAGGCGACAGAGGCAGCTGGCAGTGCGACGGCGGCAGCTCAGAGCAAAAGTACGGCGGAATCCGCGGCAACGCGCGCCGAGACAGCAGCAAAACGGGCAGAGGATATTGCATCCGCCGTGGCGCTTGAGGATGCGAGCACGACGAAAAAGGGGATAGTACAGCTCAGCAGTGCGACCAACAGCACGTCTGAAACGCTGGCGGCAACGCCAAAGGCAGTAAAAGCAGCCTATGACAATGCAGAGAAACGTCTGCAGAAAGACCAGAACGGTGCTGATATCCCTGGCAAAGACACCTTTACGAAAAATATTGGTGCCTGCCGTGCCTTCGGTGGGTCAGTAAGCACAACAACAGGAAACTGGACGACTGCACAGTTTATCGAGTGGCTGGATTCTCAGGGAGCATTTAACCATCCATACTGGATGTGCAAGGGTTCCTGGTCTTATGGCAATAATAAAATCATTACTGATACTGGCTGCGGTAATATTCATCTCGCAGGAGCTGTCATTGAAGTAATGGGGATAAAGTCAGCGATGACGATCCGCATTACCACACCGACCACCTCCACTGGTGGCGGAACAACTAACTCCCAGTTTACCTATATTAATCACGGAACAGATTATTCACCTGGCTGGCGAAGGGACTATAACTCCAGAAATAAGCCAACGGCATCAGAGATCGGGGCGTTACCGTCAGGTGGAACAGCAGTATCATCAGTTAATCTGGCTTCAAAAGGTCGGGTCACCGCGCTGACAGACAATACGCAGGGGGCAACAGGTCTTGAGTTATACGAGGTGTATAACAACGGATATCCAACAGCGTATGGAAATATCATTCACCTGAAAGGGATGACAGCCGTTGGCGAAGGTGAGTTACTCATCGGCTGGAGTGGTACAAGCGGTGCTCATGCTCCGGCATTTATTCGTTCACGACGGGATACGACCGACGCAAACTGGTCGCCGTGGGCGCAGCTTTACACCTCAGCTCATCCTCCTGCAGAGTTTTATCCAGTCGGTGCACCAATCCCGTGGCCATCAGATACCGTTCCGTCTGGTTATGCCCTGATGCAGGGGCAGACTTTTGACAAATCTGCATACCCGAAACTTGCAGCGGCTTATCCGTCAGGCGTTATTCCTGATATGCGTGGCTGGACGATTAAGGGCAAGCCCGCCAGTGGTCGTGCCGTATTGTCTCAGGAACAGGACGGCATTAAATCGCACACCCACAGCGCCAGCGCATCCAGTACGGATTTGGGGACGAAAACCACATCGTCGTTTGATTACGGCACTAAATCTACGAATAACACTGGTGCGCATACCCATAGTTTAAGTGGCAGCACGAATGCAGCTGGTAATCACAGCCATAGAGATGGCCGTCGATTTAACCCCAGTGTTTTTAAAGATACTTATCAATATGGTTATACAAGCTCAGGTCAAAATACCTGGGGTGTACAAGGCTCAGTAGGTATGTCTACGGGGTGGTTAGCTAATACCAGTACAGATGGTAATCATAGCCACTCACTGTCTGGCACAGCAGCATCTGCAGGTGCACACGCGCATACTGTCGGTATTGGTGCTCATACGCACTCTGTTGCGATTGGCTCACATGGACACACCATCACCGTTAACGCTGCTGGTAACGCGGAAAACACCGTCAAAAACATCGCATTTAACTACATTGTGAGGCTTGCATAA
- the yfjD gene encoding HlyC/CorC family transporter, with product MEHISTTTLIIILIIMVVISAYFSGSETGMMTLNRYRLRHMAKQGNRSAKRVEKLLRKPDRLISLVLIGNNLVNILASALGTIVGMRLYGDAGVAIATGVLTFVVLVFAEVLPKTIAALYPEKVAYPSSFLLAPLQILMMPLVWLLNAITRMLMRMMGIKTDIVVSGSLSKEELRTIVHESRSQISRRNQDMLLSVLDLEKMTVDDIMVPRSEIIGIDINDDWKSILRQLSHSPHGRIVLYRDSLDDAISMLRVREAWRLMSEKKEFTKETMLRAADEIYFVPEGTPLSTQLVKFQRNKKKVGLVVNEYGDIQGLVTVEDILEEIVGDFTTSMSPTLAEEVTPQNDGSVIIDGTANVREINKAFNWHLPEDDARTVNGVILEALEEIPVAGTRVRIGEYDIDILDVQDNMIKQVKVFPVKPLRESVAE from the coding sequence CTGGAACACATTTCTACTACTACGTTGATCATTATTCTGATCATCATGGTGGTCATTTCAGCCTATTTTTCCGGGTCCGAAACCGGAATGATGACACTCAACCGCTATCGTCTGCGGCATATGGCGAAACAGGGTAATCGCTCGGCCAAACGCGTCGAAAAATTGCTGCGTAAGCCAGACCGCCTGATAAGCCTGGTGTTAATCGGCAATAACCTGGTCAATATTCTTGCCTCCGCGCTCGGTACTATTGTGGGGATGCGTTTGTACGGGGATGCGGGCGTGGCAATTGCGACTGGTGTACTAACTTTTGTCGTACTGGTTTTTGCTGAAGTATTGCCGAAAACCATTGCCGCGCTGTACCCGGAAAAAGTCGCCTATCCAAGTAGTTTTCTGCTGGCGCCGCTGCAAATTTTGATGATGCCGCTGGTCTGGTTGCTGAACGCTATTACCCGCATGTTAATGCGCATGATGGGCATCAAAACCGATATCGTGGTTAGTGGCTCTTTAAGCAAAGAAGAATTACGCACCATTGTGCACGAATCGCGGTCACAAATTTCCCGTCGCAATCAGGATATGCTGTTGTCGGTACTCGATCTGGAAAAAATGACCGTCGATGACATCATGGTGCCACGTAGTGAAATTATCGGTATTGATATCAACGATGACTGGAAATCGATTCTCCGCCAACTCTCCCACTCACCTCACGGACGCATCGTGCTCTACCGTGACTCGCTGGACGATGCCATCAGTATGCTGCGTGTGCGTGAAGCCTGGCGGTTGATGTCGGAGAAAAAAGAGTTCACCAAAGAAACCATGCTACGCGCCGCGGACGAAATCTATTTTGTCCCGGAAGGTACGCCGCTCAGCACGCAGCTGGTGAAGTTTCAGCGCAACAAAAAGAAAGTCGGCCTGGTCGTCAACGAGTATGGAGATATTCAGGGTCTGGTGACGGTCGAAGATATTCTCGAAGAGATTGTTGGTGATTTCACCACGTCGATGTCGCCAACGCTCGCCGAAGAGGTCACGCCGCAAAACGACGGTTCGGTGATTATCGATGGCACTGCCAACGTGCGGGAAATCAACAAAGCCTTTAACTGGCATCTACCGGAAGATGATGCACGAACGGTTAATGGCGTCATTCTTGAGGCACTGGAAGAGATTCCTGTCGCAGGAACTCGCGTGCGTATTGGTGAGTACGATATCGATATTCTCGATGTACAGGACAATATGATTAAGCAGGTAAAAGTTTTTCCTGTGAAACCGCTGCGCGAGAGTGTGGCGGAGTAA
- the yfjF gene encoding RnfH family protein: protein MPGKIAVEVAYALPEKQYLQRVTLQEGATVEEAIRTSGLLELRTDIDLTKNKVGIYSRPAKLSDTVHDGDRVEIYRPLIADPKELRRQRAEKSANK from the coding sequence GTGCCAGGTAAAATTGCCGTTGAGGTGGCTTATGCTCTACCTGAGAAGCAGTACCTGCAGCGCGTGACGCTGCAGGAGGGCGCGACGGTTGAAGAAGCTATTCGCACCAGTGGCTTGCTGGAATTGCGTACCGATATCGATTTAACTAAAAACAAAGTCGGCATTTACAGCCGTCCGGCAAAACTGAGCGATACCGTGCATGATGGCGATCGGGTGGAGATTTATCGTCCTCTCATTGCCGATCCTAAAGAGCTTCGCAGGCAACGAGCAGAAAAATCAGCGAATAAATAA